The following proteins are co-located in the Styela clava chromosome 15, kaStyClav1.hap1.2, whole genome shotgun sequence genome:
- the LOC144411912 gene encoding uncharacterized protein LOC144411912 isoform X2 has translation MKMIFFENVASFIHIPSFSKILASIKMNVLPIDVIENDLKEWTVEAISGGGTHTVTKGKEYGRRISRGKGLTACVEYKCPDILSDNEFDITKVTITPKLQGFTFALVIPPNITINTSSFEDLVAEYQWVETMLGNSSFTAAAPLDNIPELGIFYSGAIHPKLAKTEARRNCIQGTSVLTFSVSAVEMSGSGSGSGAGT, from the exons atgaaaatgatattttttgaaaacgTTGCCTCTTTCATCCATATAccatcattttcaaaaattcttgCATCAATCAAGATGAATGTGTTGCCAATCGATGTCATCGAAAACGACTTGAAAGAATGGACAGTTGAGGCAATCAGTGGAGGAGGAACACATACAGTTACAAAAGGAAAGGAATACGGACGTAGAATATCTCGCGGAAAAGGCCTAACAGCATGTGTTGAATACAAGTGTCC agaTATCCTATCAGATAATGAATTTGACATAACGAAAGTGACCATCACTCCGAAACTGCAAGGATTTACATTTGCTCTTGTGATTCCACCAAATATAACAATCAACACAAGTTCATTTGAGGATCTCGTTGCTGAATACCAATGGGTAGAAACTATGTTGGGGAATTCGAGTTTCACAGCTGCAGCACCTCTTGATAATATTCCAGAACTTGGCATCTTCTATAGCGGAGCAATTCATCCAAAGCTGGCTAAAACTGAAGCGAGGCGTAATTGTATCCAAGGGACGAGTGTTCTAACATTCTCAGTATCCGCCGTAGAAATGTCCGGCTCTGGCTCTGGATCCGGAGCCGGCACCTAA
- the LOC120334352 gene encoding uncharacterized protein LOC120334352: MSITKIFLAAILLSTAIAFEPKCFFPEPAGDFDAYKLRGTTWYTGLQTNDAAASDIKCERAGNFTETSNGFRTDLRTFKKSNKHIDWVAHFTFLRSGVYQESKVKDDFSMTDAYTVDENGKYNSAADSIVENVLLERDYAFISDHLNYWMAILCSEEGQWIVWVYFPTKTPNLTNIAAAYNELQRLGVSTQLHASQCDKAH, from the exons ATGTCTATTACGAAGATATTTTTAGCAGCAATATTGCTTTCGACTGCTATTGCATTTGAACCAAAATGCTTTTTTCCAGAGCCCGCAGGGGATTTCGATGCTTACAAG CTGCGCGGCACTACATGGTACACAGGACTGCAAACGAATGATGCTGCAGCGTCTGATATAAAATGCGAACGAGCTGGAAATTTTACAGAAACTTCCAATGGTTTTCGGACTGACTTAAGAACTTTCAAAAAAAG CAACAAACACATCGATTGGGTTGCCCATTTCACTTTCCTACGATCCGGGGTGTATCAGGAGAGCAAAGTTAAAGATG ATTTTTCGATGACTGATGCTTACACTGTTGACGAAAACGGAAAGTACAACAGCGCTGCCGACAGCATTG TCGAGAATGTTCTTCTGGAAAGAGATTATGCATTTATATCTGATCATCTTAACTACTGGATGGCAATTTTATGTTCGGAAGAAG GACAATGGATCGTTTGGGTTTACTTTCCAACCAAGACTCCAAATCTTACAAATATTGCAGCTGCCTACAATGAACTGCAACGCTTGGGAGTATCAACACAACTTCATGCATCACAGTGCGATAAGGCACATTGA
- the LOC144411912 gene encoding uncharacterized protein LOC144411912 isoform X3: MNVLPIDVIENDLKEWTVEAISGGGTHTVTKGKEYGRRISRGKGLTACVEYKCPDILSDNEFDITKVTITPKLQGFTFALVIPPNITINTSSFEDLVAEYQWVETMLGNSSFTAAAPLDNIPELGIFYSGAIHPKLAKTEARRNCIQGTSVLTFSVSAVEMSGSGSGSGAGT; the protein is encoded by the exons ATGAATGTGTTGCCAATCGATGTCATCGAAAACGACTTGAAAGAATGGACAGTTGAGGCAATCAGTGGAGGAGGAACACATACAGTTACAAAAGGAAAGGAATACGGACGTAGAATATCTCGCGGAAAAGGCCTAACAGCATGTGTTGAATACAAGTGTCC agaTATCCTATCAGATAATGAATTTGACATAACGAAAGTGACCATCACTCCGAAACTGCAAGGATTTACATTTGCTCTTGTGATTCCACCAAATATAACAATCAACACAAGTTCATTTGAGGATCTCGTTGCTGAATACCAATGGGTAGAAACTATGTTGGGGAATTCGAGTTTCACAGCTGCAGCACCTCTTGATAATATTCCAGAACTTGGCATCTTCTATAGCGGAGCAATTCATCCAAAGCTGGCTAAAACTGAAGCGAGGCGTAATTGTATCCAAGGGACGAGTGTTCTAACATTCTCAGTATCCGCCGTAGAAATGTCCGGCTCTGGCTCTGGATCCGGAGCCGGCACCTAA
- the LOC144411912 gene encoding cartilage intermediate layer protein 2-like isoform X1: MFYFVNSKKVMFLHVSRFLPEDIEVNTIPIDENNIFSLWINYVFSWWPNRYFFKACYVKMNVLPIDVIENDLKEWTVEAISGGGTHTVTKGKEYGRRISRGKGLTACVEYKCPDILSDNEFDITKVTITPKLQGFTFALVIPPNITINTSSFEDLVAEYQWVETMLGNSSFTAAAPLDNIPELGIFYSGAIHPKLAKTEARRNCIQGTSVLTFSVSAVEMSGSGSGSGAGT, encoded by the exons ATGTTCTATTTTGTGAACTCGAAAAAAGTAATGTTCTTACATGTTTCAAGATTTTTACCAGAAGATATTGAAGTGAATACAATTCCCATCGACGAAAACAACATTTTTTCgctttggataaattatgtattTTCTTGGTGGCCGAATAGATATTTCTTCAAGGCGTGCTATGTGAAA ATGAATGTGTTGCCAATCGATGTCATCGAAAACGACTTGAAAGAATGGACAGTTGAGGCAATCAGTGGAGGAGGAACACATACAGTTACAAAAGGAAAGGAATACGGACGTAGAATATCTCGCGGAAAAGGCCTAACAGCATGTGTTGAATACAAGTGTCC agaTATCCTATCAGATAATGAATTTGACATAACGAAAGTGACCATCACTCCGAAACTGCAAGGATTTACATTTGCTCTTGTGATTCCACCAAATATAACAATCAACACAAGTTCATTTGAGGATCTCGTTGCTGAATACCAATGGGTAGAAACTATGTTGGGGAATTCGAGTTTCACAGCTGCAGCACCTCTTGATAATATTCCAGAACTTGGCATCTTCTATAGCGGAGCAATTCATCCAAAGCTGGCTAAAACTGAAGCGAGGCGTAATTGTATCCAAGGGACGAGTGTTCTAACATTCTCAGTATCCGCCGTAGAAATGTCCGGCTCTGGCTCTGGATCCGGAGCCGGCACCTAA